The stretch of DNA AATTCAGTTGCCGCCACCGAATGTGACCGGCACACTGCATATGGGTCACGCTTTTAATCAAACCATCATGGACGGCTTGGTGCGTCATGCCCGTATGTCCGGTAAAAATACTTTATGGGTTCCTGGTACCGACCATGCTGGTATCGCCACACAAATTGTCGTTGAGCGCCAGCTTGATGTACAGAAGATCTCTCGCCATGATTTAGGTCGCGAGAAATTCTTAGAAAAAGTGTGGGAGTGGAAAGAAACTTCTGGCAATACCATTACCCGTCAGATTCGTCGCTTAGGTGCCTCAATTGATTGGGGTAAAGAATATTTCACGATGGACAGCAAGATGTCCAAAGCAGTTGTTGAGGTATTCGTTCGCCTGCATGAACAAGGATTAATTTACCGCGGTAAACGTTTGGTGAACTGGGATCCAGTCCTCGGTACTGCTGTTTCAGATCTAGAGGTAGTGAGTGAGGAAGAAGATGGTTCCATGTGGCATATCCGCTATCCATTAGCAGATGGCTCCGGACACCTAACCGTTGCCACCACGCGCCCAGAGACTTTATTGGGTGACGTGGCCGTCATGGTCAATCCAGAAGACGAGCGCTACAAACACCTCATTGGTAAATCAGTACAGTTACCGCTGTGCGATCGCGAGATTCCGATCATTGCCGATGACTATGTTGATTTGGCTTTTGGTACTGGTGTCGTCAAAGTGACACCTGCACATGACTTCAACGACTATGCCGTTGGACAACGCCATCAGTTGCCACTCATCAATGTCTTGACTCTAGATGCCAAGATTAATGAGAATGCACCTGCGGTTTATCAAGGCCTTGAGCGATTTGCTGCCCGTAAACAAATTGTTGCAGACTTAGATACAGCTGGTTTATTAGAAAAAGTACAGCCACATAAATTGATGGTACCTCGTGGTGATCGCACCCAAACCATCATTGAGCCGATGCTCACTGACCAATGGTTTGTCGCCGTATCTAAACCAAGTCCTGATAACCAATATCAACCAGGCTCTTCTATCGCAGGCGCTGCGCTAGATGCAGTAAAAAATGGTGACATTAAGCTCGTTCCAGAAAACTGGATTAGCACCTACTCCCAGTGGCTGGAAAATATTCAGGATTGGTGCATCTCTCGACAACTTTGGTGGGGGCATCAAATCCCCGCCTGGTATGGTGATGACGGACAGATTTTTGTAGCACGCTCCGAAGCAGAGGCGAAAGCGAAGGCTGCTACTGCTGGCTATACCGGTCAACTGAATCGTGATCCTGATGTTTTGGATACTTGGTTTAGCTCTGCCTTGGTACCCTTTAGCTCATTAGGCTGGCCAGAAGAAACGCCTGCCCTGAATCATTTCTTACCATCATCAGTCTTGGTTACTGGTTTTGACATCATTTTCTTCTGGGTAGCCAGAATGGTCATGATGACTTGTCACTTTACTGGCAAGGTGCCATTTCATACGGTGTATGTTCATGGCTTAGTACGTGATGCCGAAGGCCAGAAGATGAGTAAATCCAAAGGTAATACTTTGGATCCGATCGATTTAATTGACGGTATCAAGATTGAAGATCTAGTTGCTAAACGCACCACTGGCTTGATGAATCCAAAGCAAGCTGAAAGCATTGGCAAAAAAACTAAGAAAGAGTTTCCGGAAGGAATTCCTGCATTTGGCACAGATGCTCTGCGCTTTACCTTCGCCTCACTTGCATCACTAGGTCGAAATATTAATTTTGATCAGAAGCGCTGTGAAGGCTATCGCAACTTCTGCAACAAACTTTGGAATGCCACTCGTTTTGTGCTGATGAATTGCCCTGGCAATGACCAAGAGAACGGCTTTGCTCCTTGTGACAGCCAGTGCGGTCCAGAGGGGCAGCTTGATTTCTCTCCAGCCGATCGTTGGATTGTTTCTTTATTACAAAGAACAGAGGCTGATGTTGCTAAAGGCTTTCAGAACTATCGCTTTGACAACATTGCTAACAGCATCTATCAGTTTGTTTGGGATGAGTATTGCGATTGGTATCTAGAGTTAGCCAAGGTACAACTCCAAACTGGAACGCCTGCGCAGCAACGCGCTACTCGCCGCACTCTCTTGCGTGTTTTAGAAACGATCTTGCGCATGGCGCATCCACTCATTCCATTCATTACCGAAACCCTCTGGCAAACCGTTGGGCCAAAGGTTGGTAAAGAGCTAGCTAAACAAGATAAACAAACCATTGCGCTGCAGCCATACCCAGTTGCTCAACTCGATAAGATTGATGAGCAAAGCGAAGCTTGGGTTGCCCAGATTAAATCGATTGTGGACGCTTGCCGTAATCTACGTGGCGAGATGCAAGTCTCTCCTGCACTCAAGGTACCCCTCTGGATTAGTGGGCCACAAGATTTCTTGAGCAAAGCAAGTCCGTACCTAACTGCTTTAGCCAAGCTATCTGAAGTCAAAATCTACGATGACGAGTCCGCTTTAGAAAAGGATGCCCCCGGCGCACCAATGGCTTTGGTTGGTAATCTGAAGTTGCTACTCAAAATTGAAGTAGATGTGGCAGCCGAGAGAATTCGTCTAGGCAAAGAAATCGAACGCTTAGCTAATGAGATCACCAAAGCACGTAGCAAGCTTGGCAATGAAAGCTTTGTAGCTCGCGCTCCAGAAGAGGTGGTGGCTCAAGAAAAGCAACGTCTTACTGGCTTTGAGCAAAACCACGAGAAACTTGTTGCACAATTAGAACGACTGAAATAAAGCCTCAATAAAACTGATCGGAGTTGAAATGCCATTAAGCACTAAAGCCGTTACCAAAGCCGTCTTCCCGGTTGCGGGTTTGGGCACTCGTTTCTTGCCAGCCACTAAGGCTAGCCCGAAAGAGATGCTCAATGTAGTGGATAAACCACTCATTCAGTATGCGGTTGAGGAAGCGATTGCTGCTGGCATCACCGAAATGATTTTCGTGACCGGCCGCAGTAAGCGTGCCATTGAAGATCACTTTGATAAAGCTTACGAGCTTGAGGCCGAACTTGAAGCAAAAAATAAACAAGCTCTTTTAGAGATCGTACGAAGTGTAAAACCTAGCCATGTGGATTGTGTCTACGTACGCCAACCTGAAGCTTTGGGCTTGGGTCATGCAGTTTTATGCGCAGAAAAGCTCGTACGTGATGAGCCTTTTGCCATCATCCTTGCGGATGACTTGCTCGATGGCCAGCCGCCAGTACTAAAGCAAATGCTCAAAGTCTTTGATGAGCAAAATGGCTCTGTCTTGGCAGTGGAAAAAATTGATCCCTCTAAAAGCAGCTCCTACGGCATTATTTCCGGAGTAGAAGTATCCAAAGGTATCTATCGCTTAAATGGCATTGTGGAAAAGCCGCAGCCTCAGGATGCGCCATCCAACCTAGCGGTAGTAGGTCGCTATGTTCTTTCTTCAGATATCTTTAGTCACATTCGCAATCTGAAGCCCGGCGCTGGCGGTGAAATCCAGCTCACTGATGCGATTGCCTCATTACTCAAAGAAGACCCCGTATTTGCTTATGAATACGACGGTGTGCGCTATGACTGCGGGAGCAAGCTTGGCTACCTCAAGGCGTCAGTAGAATTTGCTTTACGGCATCCAGAAGTGAAGACTGAGTTTGCCGCTTACTTAAAGAATCGTTCTTTAACCTAAGCATCACAATCAATCTCCAGTGCGAGAAAAGTAAAAAGGCAGAAAATAATTTCTGCCTTTTTCTTTGGAGCTTTAGGCTCAGCGCGCCTTATCTTCTCTTGAGAAAGAAAACCAATACGTCTCCCTCAGTACTGCTAGCGAGCAGTTCATTACCGGTCTGTTTTGCAAATGCAGGAAAGTCATGCGCAGCACCAGCATCCGTAGCTTTCACTTTCAGCACTTCGCCGGACTGCATGGTAGCTAGAGCTTTCTTGGTACGCAAAATTGGGAGCGGGCAATTCATGCCGATCGCATCGACCTCGAGATTAAATTCGATAACGTCACTCATTTAGATGCCACCCAATCTTTTACGCCGGCTAAAGCAGCCCCTAACTTGCTTGGGTCGGTACCGCCGGCCATCGCCATCTCTGGTTTACCGCCACCCTTACCGCCGACTTGCTGGGCAACGAAGTTGACTAAGTCCCCTGCTTTTACCTTAGCAATCGAGTCCGCAGTCACGCCGGCAATCAGACTCACCTTATCACCCTGCACTGAAGCCAAAACAATTGCGGCAGTCTTTAGCTTTCCTTTTAAGGCATCCATAGTCTCGCGTAAGACCTGAGCATCAGCACCATCTAGGCGAGCCGCCAATACTTTAAGGCCATTGACATCAACTGCTTGTGTTGCCAACTCATCGCCTTGGCTTGCAGCAAGCTTGGAGTTCACCTTATCTAACTCACGCTCAGCCTGACGCAAACTATCTTGAAGTTGAGTAACACGACTCACTAAATCACCAGGGTGAGTTTTGAGAACTGCAGCGGCTTCATTGATTTTGTCTTCTAAACCTTGTAAAAAGATCAGGGCATTTTTCCCAGTCACCGCCTCAACACGACGAATGCCAGCCGCTACACCACCTTCAGAAAAAATCTTCAAGCTTCCGATATCACCAGTACGTCCAACGTGAGTTCCGCCGCACAGCTCTTTAGAGCTGCCGATTTCTAGTACACGAACTTCGTCTGCATACTTTTCACCGAAAAGCATTGTGGCACCGGTTTTTTGAGCGTCATCCAAAGACATCACTTTTCCAGAAGTCGCAGTATTTGCCAAAATTTCAGCATTCACAATATCCTCTATCCGTCGAATTTCTTGCGCAGTAATAGGTGCATTGTGAGTAAAGTCAAAGCGGGTTTTAGTGGCATCAACTAATGAGCCTTTTTGCTGCACATGATCACCCAAGACTTCACGCAATGCTTTATGCAAAATATGCGTAGCACTGTGGTTACGCATTGTTTCTGTTCTTTGCTGAGCATCTACCAAGGCATTAAGCACATCACCTACCTTGAGCTCACCCTCTTGTACTTCACCCTGATGACCAAAAACATCTGCCTGAATCTTGAAGGTATCTTCAACTGCAAAGCGAACTACTTCATTTCGTAACTCACCCTTGTCTCCAACCTGTCCACCAGACTCAGCGTAAAAAGGCGTGTTGTCTAACACAATCACTGCTGCATCACCAGCCTTGATGGACTGTACTGCAGAACCATCGACATAGAGTGCGGTGACTTTAGCGCCCTCATGCTTCAAAGTATCGTAACCATGAAACCGGGTTGGCTTACCGGAGTACTCCAAGCCTTGCGCCACTTTGAACTTACCGGCTGCTCTTGCTTGGTCACGCTGCTTTTGCATTGCCAAGTCAAAACCTTCGGCATCGACAGTAACATCGCGCTCACGGCATACGTCAGCAGTCAGATCCAATGGGAAGCCAAAGGTATCGTGTAAGCGGAAGGCAGTTTCACCATCAATTGTCTTGGCGCCACCAGCAAGTGCACCTTCCAAAATTTCCATACCGTTAGCAATAGTCTGAAAGAAACGCTCTTCCTCCTGCTTGATTACCTCAACCACTTTATCTTTTGCTGCCTGCAACTCTGGATAAGCCTGACCCATCTCTTTTACGAGGGCGGGAACGAGTTGATAAAAGAACGGTTTGCGCGCGCCCAATTTATAGCCATGACGAATCGCACGGCGCGTAATGCGACGCAAAACATAACCACGACCAGCATTACCTGGAATCACACCATCCACCACAATAAAGCTACAAGCGCGAATGTGATCGGCAATGACTTTGAGAGACGGACTAGTTGGATCGCAATTATCACCACCGGCTGCATCAACAGCTTCTTTAGCTGCTTTGAGCAAATTCACAAAGAGGTCAATTTCATAGTTGGAGTGCACGTGCTGCAACACTGCCGCAATACGCTCAAGCCCCATACCAGTATCGACGCTAGGCTTAGGCAATGGATGCATATTGCCCGCTTCATCGCGATTGAACTGCATGAATACGTTATTCCAGATCTCAATATAGCGATCGCCATCTTCATCAGGACTACCAGGAGGGCCGCCAGCAATATGTGGACCATGGTCATAGAAGATTTCAGTACAAGGGCCGCATGGACCTGTATCACCCATCATCCAGAAGTTATCTGAAGCGTAACGAGCACCTTTGTTATCGCCAATGCGAATAATGCGCTCAGCTGGAACACCGATTTGCTTATTCCAAATCTCATAAGCCTCATCATCATCTGCGTAGACAGTGACTAGTAACTTTTCTTCTGGCAGCTTAAAGACATCCGTCAATAGGCCCCAGGCAAACTGAATTGCATCTTTCTTAAAGTAATCCCCAAAAGAGAAATTACCCAGCATTTCAAAGAAGGTGTGGTGACGCGCTGTATAACCAACGTTATCCAAGTCATTGTGCTTACCACCTGCACGGATACATTTTTGCGCTGTGGTCGCACGGCTATAAGGACGCTTGTCAAAACCCAAAAAAACGTCTTTGAACTGATTCATCCCCGCATTCGTAAACAATAGGGTTGGGTCGTCTCCAGGCACTACAGGGCTGGATGGGACAATTTGATGGCCTTTTTGGGCAAAGTAGTCCAGGTACGCCTGGCGAATTTGAGAGACTTTCATGCCAATAATTATCGCATTGGCACTAGCCGGGGGCAAACCTTGCGTAAAGCACCTCAATCCTGCCTTACAATCCCTAACATCAATAAATAGATCGGCAATTAAGTCGATACGAGGAGCTCAACTTGAAAATTCGCAATCAACGGGATTTTGGCGCAGGAATCATGTACATGGTTATTGGCCTTTTCTTTACCATCGTAGCTACCCAGTACCCCATGGGTACTGCAGCCAAGATGGGGCCAGGCTACTTCCCATTTTGGCTCGGTATTCTGATGACCCTTATAGGACTTTTAGTTCTGATTAAGTCTATGGGTGCCAAGGCTGCAATTGAGTCTATTCCCAAGTTCAACTGGAAGATCATTACGCAAATTACAGGCTCGGTAGTGCTCTATGCCTTATTACTGCCACGCATGGGCTTCTTAGTAGCTATAGTGGTCTTGGTACTGGTTTCAGCTAGCGCCAGCAAAGAATTCACTTGGAAAGGTTCTTTGATCAATGCTGCCTTTCTAGTCACCTTTACTTATTCAGTCTTTGTTGTGGGCCTCAAGCTTCAGTTCCCACTACTACCAGCATTCCTACAACAATAACGAACCGGGACTCTAAAAATGGATTTATTTGCTAATTTAGCGCTCGGTTTCGACACGGCGTTTACCTTACAAAATCTGATGTACTGCCTGATTGGCTGTATCTTGGGTACATTAATTGGCGTTTTGCCAGGTCTAGGTCCAATTGCGACAATTGCAATGCTTTTGCCAGCCACCTACGCATTGCCTCCAATTGCCGCTTTGATTATGTTGGCCGGTATTTACTACGGCTCACAGTACGGCGGTTCTACCACCGCAATTTTGCTCAACATCCCAGGGGAAACATCCTCGGTGGTGACGGCGATTGACGGTTATCAAATGGCCAGAAATGGTCGAGCAGGCGTAGCTCTATTTACTGCCGGCATGGGTTCATTCTTTGCCGGTTGCGTAGCAACACTAGTGTTGGCTGCATTTGCTGCACCACTCTCCCAACTGGCATTTAAGTTTGGTCCCGCCGAGTACTTCTCCTTGATGGTTCTAGGACTGATTGGTGCGGTCGTACTTGCTTCAGGCTCCTTAATCAAGGCGATCGGCATGATCATCTTGGGTCTCTTGATGGGCTTGATCGGTACTGACGTGAACTCTGGCGTATCACGCTATGCTTTTGACATCCCTGAATTAAGTGACGGCATTGGATTCGTAGCCGTTGCAATGGGCGTCTTTGGTTTTGCGGAAATTATGGGTAACCTAGAAAAAACTGGTGATGACGAGGGCTTCCTCAACAAACTCACTAGCATGGTTCCCTCTAAGCAAGATATCAAGCGCATGATTCCATCCATCTTGCGCGGTACAACGATCGGCTCCATTTTGGGCATCCTGCCAGGCGGAGGCGCTGCTTTGGCAGCCTTTGGCGCCTACTCAGTTGAAAAGAAATCTTCCAAGTACAGCCATGAGTTTGGTAAGGGTGCGATTGAGGGTGTAGCAGGTCCTGAAGCAGCAAATAATGCTGCCGCTCAAACCTCCTTCATCCCATTGCTCACCTTAGGCATCCCACCGAATGCCGTCATGGCTTTGATGGTTGGTGCGATGACAATTCATAACATTCAGCCTGGCCCACAAGTCATGACCAGTAACCCAGCCTTGTTCTGGGGTCTGATCGCCTCTATGTGGATTGGTAACGTGATGTTGATTCTCTTGAACTTGCCACTCATTGGTATTTGGGTAAAGCTCTTGAAGATTCCTTATCGCTTCCTCTACCCAGCAATTCTGGTGTTCTGCTGTATCGGTGTGTATACCGTTAATAACACTGTATTTGACGTTTACGTAACCGCAGCCTTTGGTTTAATTGGCTACCTCTTCTTTAAGTTGGGTTGCGAACCACCTCCATTGCTCTTAGGTTTCGTGCTTGGGCCAATGATGGAGGAGAACTTCCGTCGCGCCCTCTTGCTATCACGCGGCGACTTCACAACCTTCGTGACCCGACCACTCTCCTTAGGTTTGCTGATTGCAGCAGCGCTCCTAGTTGTGATCGTGGCCTTACCTGCAGTTAAGAAAACCCGTGAAGAGGCATTCGTAGAAGAGTAATTCTCGAGTGCCTCCCAGAAATGAGCCCGCAGCAGTTTGCGGGCTTTTTTCTTTATAGGCAGGGGTTTTCTCTACAATGGGCGCATGTCCCAAGATAGCAAACCATCAAAATCACCTGCCGGCACTCTTGCTGAGCCCTCTAACTTTTTGCGCCAGATCATCGATCACGACCTGGCGAGTGGGGCCTACCAGAATCGCACTAATCGAGATGGTCAAGCTATCCCCTCGATCATTACTCGCTTTCCACCAGAACCCAATGGCTATCTTCATATTGGCCATGCAAAAAGTATTTGCTTAAACTTTGGCTTAGCTGCTGATTACAACAATCAAGCGGGCGGTGCGCGTTGCAATATGCGCTTGGATGACACCAATCCAGTCAAAGAAGATATTGAGTACGCTGACAGTATTTTGGATGCGGTTAAATGGCTTGGCTTTGATTGGGGAACACATCTGTATCACGCGAGTGATTACTTTGATCGGCTTTATGAGTTCGCAGAAATTCTGATTCAAAATGACAAGGCCTATGTTGATAGTCAGAGCGCGGATGATATTCACACCAATCGTGGCAACTTTGGCCAAGCTGGAAAAAATAGTCCGTACCGCGATCGCACACCCGATGAGAGCCTAGCTTTATTCCGCGAGATGCGTGATGGCAAATATAAAGATGGTGAACATGTACTGCGCCTGAAGATCGACATGGCGCATCCAAATATTGTGATGCGCGATCCCGTGGTCTATCGCATTCGCCATACGGATCACCATCGCACTGGCAGTAAGTGGTGTATCTATCCTTTGTATGATTTCACGCACTGTATTTCTGATGCCCTAGAAAATGTTTCGCACTCTATCTGCACTTTGGAGTTTGAAAATAATCGCCCGCTCTACGATTGGATTATTGCCTCATTAGCTGAGCTGGGAATCTTCAAAAGTCCTGTTCCACATCAATATGAATTCGCCCGCCTCAACTTAACTTACACCATCACTAGCAAACGCAAGCTCTTGCAATTGGTTGAAGAAAAGCATGTTGATGGCTGGGATGATCCAAGGATGCCAACGATTGTAGGCATCCGTCGCAGAGGTTATACGCCAGAGAGTATTCGTCTGTTCTGTGAACGCATCGGTGTTTCTAAAGCAGATAGCTGGATTGATATGAGCACCCTAGACCAAGCTTTACGGGATGATCTTGAAGCCAAGGCTCCGCGCGCCACAGCGGTTCTCAAGCCACTCAAGCTTGTGATTGAAAACTTCGATGCATCCGCGAGCGAGGCTTGCTCAGCACCGCGCCATCCACAACATCCTGAGTGGGGTAATCGTGAGTTTCATTTCACCAAAGAATTGTGGATTGAAGAAGATGATTTTATGCAAGAGCCCGTCAAGGGGTTCTTCAGGCTCTACCCGCCAGTAGGCGATCTAGCTGGTGGACGTGTACGTTTACGTCATGGCTTTGTGATTGAGTGCACCGGATTTGAAGTAGATGCTCATGGCAAGGTGATTCAAGTCAATGCAACACACTTCCCAGACAGTAAGAGTGGTACACCCGGCTCAAATAATTACAAGGTCAAGGGCAATATTCATTGGGTCAGCGCTGCGGAAGCTGTGCCTGCACAACTTCGCCTCTATGACCACCTATTTAATGACCCACATCCAGACAGTGGGGATAAAAATTTCCTTGACGCAATCAATCCTCACTCGAAGCAAACGATTACTGCGTACTTAGAGCCGTGCATGAAGGACGTCAAAGCGGAAGATCGTTTTCAGTTTGAGCGCCATGGCTACTTTGTTGCGGATCAAAGCGAATCAAAACCAGGTCAACCGGTATTTAACCGTACGGTCGGACTTAAGGATTCTTGGAAATAGTTTTCAGAAACTCTGCCACGCTAGGATAGCGTAGTGGGGTTTTCAATTCTGCTAGCCGTGTATTCGTTACCCGCCGTGACTCCCGCATAAAAGACCACAGCATGGGGGATACGATTTTCTCCAACTGCTCAGCTGGCAATCTGGGTGGCCGCTCCAAGCCAAACGCATCAGCTACTTCATCAAAGTAATCACCCATCTTGGTTTCACCACCGTCGCAAGCATTAATGACGCGTTGTGGCTTGCCGTGATAAACGGCAGCACACACTAATCTTGCCAAG from Polynucleobacter duraquae encodes:
- a CDS encoding valine--tRNA ligase, with amino-acid sequence MPNASNTPNSSAASSLDELAKSYEPAPIEAYWGPEWERRGIADATLDEGKGDFSIQLPPPNVTGTLHMGHAFNQTIMDGLVRHARMSGKNTLWVPGTDHAGIATQIVVERQLDVQKISRHDLGREKFLEKVWEWKETSGNTITRQIRRLGASIDWGKEYFTMDSKMSKAVVEVFVRLHEQGLIYRGKRLVNWDPVLGTAVSDLEVVSEEEDGSMWHIRYPLADGSGHLTVATTRPETLLGDVAVMVNPEDERYKHLIGKSVQLPLCDREIPIIADDYVDLAFGTGVVKVTPAHDFNDYAVGQRHQLPLINVLTLDAKINENAPAVYQGLERFAARKQIVADLDTAGLLEKVQPHKLMVPRGDRTQTIIEPMLTDQWFVAVSKPSPDNQYQPGSSIAGAALDAVKNGDIKLVPENWISTYSQWLENIQDWCISRQLWWGHQIPAWYGDDGQIFVARSEAEAKAKAATAGYTGQLNRDPDVLDTWFSSALVPFSSLGWPEETPALNHFLPSSVLVTGFDIIFFWVARMVMMTCHFTGKVPFHTVYVHGLVRDAEGQKMSKSKGNTLDPIDLIDGIKIEDLVAKRTTGLMNPKQAESIGKKTKKEFPEGIPAFGTDALRFTFASLASLGRNINFDQKRCEGYRNFCNKLWNATRFVLMNCPGNDQENGFAPCDSQCGPEGQLDFSPADRWIVSLLQRTEADVAKGFQNYRFDNIANSIYQFVWDEYCDWYLELAKVQLQTGTPAQQRATRRTLLRVLETILRMAHPLIPFITETLWQTVGPKVGKELAKQDKQTIALQPYPVAQLDKIDEQSEAWVAQIKSIVDACRNLRGEMQVSPALKVPLWISGPQDFLSKASPYLTALAKLSEVKIYDDESALEKDAPGAPMALVGNLKLLLKIEVDVAAERIRLGKEIERLANEITKARSKLGNESFVARAPEEVVAQEKQRLTGFEQNHEKLVAQLERLK
- the galU gene encoding UTP--glucose-1-phosphate uridylyltransferase GalU is translated as MPLSTKAVTKAVFPVAGLGTRFLPATKASPKEMLNVVDKPLIQYAVEEAIAAGITEMIFVTGRSKRAIEDHFDKAYELEAELEAKNKQALLEIVRSVKPSHVDCVYVRQPEALGLGHAVLCAEKLVRDEPFAIILADDLLDGQPPVLKQMLKVFDEQNGSVLAVEKIDPSKSSSYGIISGVEVSKGIYRLNGIVEKPQPQDAPSNLAVVGRYVLSSDIFSHIRNLKPGAGGEIQLTDAIASLLKEDPVFAYEYDGVRYDCGSKLGYLKASVEFALRHPEVKTEFAAYLKNRSLT
- a CDS encoding sulfurtransferase TusA family protein, encoding MEFNLEVDAIGMNCPLPILRTKKALATMQSGEVLKVKATDAGAAHDFPAFAKQTGNELLASSTEGDVLVFFLKRR
- the alaS gene encoding alanine--tRNA ligase, whose translation is MKVSQIRQAYLDYFAQKGHQIVPSSPVVPGDDPTLLFTNAGMNQFKDVFLGFDKRPYSRATTAQKCIRAGGKHNDLDNVGYTARHHTFFEMLGNFSFGDYFKKDAIQFAWGLLTDVFKLPEEKLLVTVYADDDEAYEIWNKQIGVPAERIIRIGDNKGARYASDNFWMMGDTGPCGPCTEIFYDHGPHIAGGPPGSPDEDGDRYIEIWNNVFMQFNRDEAGNMHPLPKPSVDTGMGLERIAAVLQHVHSNYEIDLFVNLLKAAKEAVDAAGGDNCDPTSPSLKVIADHIRACSFIVVDGVIPGNAGRGYVLRRITRRAIRHGYKLGARKPFFYQLVPALVKEMGQAYPELQAAKDKVVEVIKQEEERFFQTIANGMEILEGALAGGAKTIDGETAFRLHDTFGFPLDLTADVCRERDVTVDAEGFDLAMQKQRDQARAAGKFKVAQGLEYSGKPTRFHGYDTLKHEGAKVTALYVDGSAVQSIKAGDAAVIVLDNTPFYAESGGQVGDKGELRNEVVRFAVEDTFKIQADVFGHQGEVQEGELKVGDVLNALVDAQQRTETMRNHSATHILHKALREVLGDHVQQKGSLVDATKTRFDFTHNAPITAQEIRRIEDIVNAEILANTATSGKVMSLDDAQKTGATMLFGEKYADEVRVLEIGSSKELCGGTHVGRTGDIGSLKIFSEGGVAAGIRRVEAVTGKNALIFLQGLEDKINEAAAVLKTHPGDLVSRVTQLQDSLRQAERELDKVNSKLAASQGDELATQAVDVNGLKVLAARLDGADAQVLRETMDALKGKLKTAAIVLASVQGDKVSLIAGVTADSIAKVKAGDLVNFVAQQVGGKGGGKPEMAMAGGTDPSKLGAALAGVKDWVASK
- a CDS encoding tripartite tricarboxylate transporter TctB family protein; the encoded protein is MKIRNQRDFGAGIMYMVIGLFFTIVATQYPMGTAAKMGPGYFPFWLGILMTLIGLLVLIKSMGAKAAIESIPKFNWKIITQITGSVVLYALLLPRMGFLVAIVVLVLVSASASKEFTWKGSLINAAFLVTFTYSVFVVGLKLQFPLLPAFLQQ
- a CDS encoding tripartite tricarboxylate transporter permease, which translates into the protein MDLFANLALGFDTAFTLQNLMYCLIGCILGTLIGVLPGLGPIATIAMLLPATYALPPIAALIMLAGIYYGSQYGGSTTAILLNIPGETSSVVTAIDGYQMARNGRAGVALFTAGMGSFFAGCVATLVLAAFAAPLSQLAFKFGPAEYFSLMVLGLIGAVVLASGSLIKAIGMIILGLLMGLIGTDVNSGVSRYAFDIPELSDGIGFVAVAMGVFGFAEIMGNLEKTGDDEGFLNKLTSMVPSKQDIKRMIPSILRGTTIGSILGILPGGGAALAAFGAYSVEKKSSKYSHEFGKGAIEGVAGPEAANNAAAQTSFIPLLTLGIPPNAVMALMVGAMTIHNIQPGPQVMTSNPALFWGLIASMWIGNVMLILLNLPLIGIWVKLLKIPYRFLYPAILVFCCIGVYTVNNTVFDVYVTAAFGLIGYLFFKLGCEPPPLLLGFVLGPMMEENFRRALLLSRGDFTTFVTRPLSLGLLIAAALLVVIVALPAVKKTREEAFVEE
- a CDS encoding glutamine--tRNA ligase/YqeY domain fusion protein gives rise to the protein MSQDSKPSKSPAGTLAEPSNFLRQIIDHDLASGAYQNRTNRDGQAIPSIITRFPPEPNGYLHIGHAKSICLNFGLAADYNNQAGGARCNMRLDDTNPVKEDIEYADSILDAVKWLGFDWGTHLYHASDYFDRLYEFAEILIQNDKAYVDSQSADDIHTNRGNFGQAGKNSPYRDRTPDESLALFREMRDGKYKDGEHVLRLKIDMAHPNIVMRDPVVYRIRHTDHHRTGSKWCIYPLYDFTHCISDALENVSHSICTLEFENNRPLYDWIIASLAELGIFKSPVPHQYEFARLNLTYTITSKRKLLQLVEEKHVDGWDDPRMPTIVGIRRRGYTPESIRLFCERIGVSKADSWIDMSTLDQALRDDLEAKAPRATAVLKPLKLVIENFDASASEACSAPRHPQHPEWGNREFHFTKELWIEEDDFMQEPVKGFFRLYPPVGDLAGGRVRLRHGFVIECTGFEVDAHGKVIQVNATHFPDSKSGTPGSNNYKVKGNIHWVSAAEAVPAQLRLYDHLFNDPHPDSGDKNFLDAINPHSKQTITAYLEPCMKDVKAEDRFQFERHGYFVADQSESKPGQPVFNRTVGLKDSWK